A single window of Toxotes jaculatrix isolate fToxJac2 chromosome 4, fToxJac2.pri, whole genome shotgun sequence DNA harbors:
- the parn gene encoding poly(A)-specific ribonuclease PARN isoform X2, whose amino-acid sequence MEVTRKNYKDCLNTVYSAIEEADFLAIDGEFSGISDGPNVSALTNGLDTPEERYTKLKKHSMDFLLFQFGLCTFKYDQAKSKYITKPFNFYIFPKPFNRTSPDIKFICQSSSIDFLASQGFDFNKVFCHGIPYLNQEEEAQLREQTEERRNQHANGVGTPSYISPSSSKGPAHVPEEHKEFINRVVEKVEALFTNAEKTLDLEPCTGFQRKLIYQTLNWKFPKGLHVETMETEKKERYIQVSKVDEEERKRREQQKLEREQEELNDAVGFSRVIHAISKSGKLVVGHNMLLDVMHTIHQFYCPLPEDLQDFKEVTMCVFPRLLDTKLMASTQPFKELITNTSLAELEKQLKENPFKSPQVETAEGFPSYDTAQEQLHEAGYDAYITGLCFISMANYLGSFLTPPKAYISARSKLIEPFFNKLFLMRIIDIPYLNITGPDLQPKRDHVLYVTFPKEWKTSDLYQLFSAFGNIQVSWIDDTSAFVSLSQTDQVQIAMNTSRYAESYRIQTYAEYIQGKQQQQEKSGQTAKTWGEDGWVKPHYTSSTASSGFGYSRALRKRSISPVQGEQGSGEPVIADGWSHYSYPDSTSSKKMKTDDTSGQANVEAVESKTSEGWLNTADASDSAGLSPVPDDEESPGGTDPTSDAEGTVTWQQAPTAHGRKGQKNKKKKSGAESTTSLFEVPEVW is encoded by the exons ATGGAGGTGACACGAAAAA ATTATAAAGACTGCTTAAACACGGTTTATAGCGCGATAGAGGAGGCTGACTTCCTTGCCATCGATGGAGAATTTTCAG gGATAAGCGACGGTCCTAATGTCAGTGCACTAACCAATGGGCTGGATACACCAGAGGAGCGATACACGAAGCTTAAAAAG CATTCCATGGACTTTCTGCTGTTCCAGTTTGGATTATGTACATTCAAATACGACCAGGCAAAGTCAAA GTATATCACGAAGCCTTTTAATTTTTATATATTCCCGAAACCATTCAACAGGACGTCCCCTGACATTAAATTCATCTGCCAA AGCTCCAGTATTGACTTTCTGGCCAGTCAGGGATTTGACTTCAACAAGGTGTTCTGTCATG gaATCCCATACCTAAATCAAGAAGAGGAGGCCCAGCTGAgggagcagacagaggagagaaggaatCAGCATGCTAACGGTGTAGGGACACCATCCTACATCTCCCCATCGTCCTCAAAAGGCCCTGCACACGTACCTGAGGAACATAAAGAGTTCATCAACAGGGTGGT agaaaaagttgAGGCCCTCTTCACTAACGCAGAGAAGACTTTGGACTTGGAGCCATGTACTGG GTTTCAGAGAAAGCTGATATACCAGACCCTGAACTGGAA GTTTCCCAAGGGGCTTCATGTGGAaaccatggaaacagaaaag AAGGAGCGATACATCCAGGTCAGCAAGgtggatgaagaggagaggaagaggagggagcagcagaaactggagagagagcag GAGGAGCTAAACGATGCTGTTGGTTTCTCCAGGGTCATCCACGCCATCTCTAAATCT GGTAAACTTGTGGTTGGCCACAACATGCTGTTGGATGTGATGCACACCATTCACCAGTTCTACTGCCCTCTTCCAGAG GATCTTCAAGACTTCAAAGAGGTCACAATGTGTGTCTTCCCAAG ACTTCTGGACACAAAGTTGATGGCTTCCACGCAGCCATTTAAG GAGCTGATCACCAACACCTCCctggcagagctggagaaacagCTGAAGGAGAACCCATTCAAGTCACCACAAGTCG AAACGGCAGAGGGGTTCCCCAGTTATGACACAGCCCAGGAGCAGCTCCATGAGGCAGGGTATGATGCCTACATCACTGGCCTCTGCTTCATCTCCATGGCCAACTACCTGG GCTCTTTCTTGACTCCACCCAAAGCTTACATCTCAGCTCGATCCAAACTCATTGAGCCTTTCTTCAACAA GCTTTTCCTGATGAGGATAATAGATATTCCCTACCTCAACATCACAGGACCAGACT TGCAACCCAAAAGAGACCATGTCCTGTATGTCACCTTCCCAAAAGAATGGAAGACTAGTGACCTCTACCAACTCTTTAGTGCCTTTG GGAACATCCAGGTTTCATGGATAGATGACACATCAGCATTTGTGTCCCTAAGTCAAACAGACCAGGTACAGATAG CTATGAACACCAGTCGCTATGCAGAGAGTTACAGGATACAGACGTATGCAGAGTACATCCAGggtaagcagcagcagcaggagaagtCCGGGCAAACTGCCAAAACCTGGGGAGAGGACGGCTGGGTGAAACCTCATTACACCTCCTCCACTGCTTCTAGTGGTTTTGGATATTCCAG ggCTTTGAGGAAACGCAGCATCAGTCCGGTTCAGGGAGAGCAGGGGAGCGGAGAACCTGTAATTGCAGACGGCTGGAGTCACTACTCATACCCGGATAGCACAAGCAGCAAGAAGATGAAAACTGACG ATACAAGTGGACAAGCAAATGTTGAAGCTGTTGAGAGCAAGACATCAGAGGGATGGCTAAACACAGC AGACGCATCAGACTCAGCAGGGTTAAGTCCAGTCCCGGATGACGAGGAAAGTCCTGGGGGCACAGATCCAACCAGTGATGCTGAGGGGACGGTCACCTGGCAACAAGCCCCAACGGCCCATGGGAGGAAAGGtcaaaagaacaagaaaaagaagtcTGGAG CTGAATCCACAACATCGCTTTTTGAAGTCCCAGAAGTCTGGTAG
- the parn gene encoding poly(A)-specific ribonuclease PARN isoform X1: MEVTRKNYKDCLNTVYSAIEEADFLAIDGEFSGISDGPNVSALTNGLDTPEERYTKLKKHSMDFLLFQFGLCTFKYDQAKSKYITKPFNFYIFPKPFNRTSPDIKFICQSSSIDFLASQGFDFNKVFCHGIPYLNQEEEAQLREQTEERRNQHANGVGTPSYISPSSSKGPAHVPEEHKEFINRVVEKVEALFTNAEKTLDLEPCTGFQRKLIYQTLNWKFPKGLHVETMETEKKERYIQVSKVDEEERKRREQQKLEREQEELNDAVGFSRVIHAISKSGKLVVGHNMLLDVMHTIHQFYCPLPEDLQDFKEVTMCVFPRLLDTKLMASTQPFKELITNTSLAELEKQLKENPFKSPQVETAEGFPSYDTAQEQLHEAGYDAYITGLCFISMANYLGSFLTPPKAYISARSKLIEPFFNKLFLMRIIDIPYLNITGPDLQPKRDHVLYVTFPKEWKTSDLYQLFSAFGNIQVSWIDDTSAFVSLSQTDQVQIAMNTSRYAESYRIQTYAEYIQGKQQQQEKSGQTAKTWGEDGWVKPHYTSSTASSGFGYSRALRKRSISPVQGEQGSGEPVIADGWSHYSYPDSTSSKKMKTDDTSGQANVEAVESKTSEGWLNTADASDSAGLSPVPDDEESPGGTDPTSDAEGTVTWQQAPTAHGRKGQKNKKKKSGAAESTTSLFEVPEVW, encoded by the exons ATGGAGGTGACACGAAAAA ATTATAAAGACTGCTTAAACACGGTTTATAGCGCGATAGAGGAGGCTGACTTCCTTGCCATCGATGGAGAATTTTCAG gGATAAGCGACGGTCCTAATGTCAGTGCACTAACCAATGGGCTGGATACACCAGAGGAGCGATACACGAAGCTTAAAAAG CATTCCATGGACTTTCTGCTGTTCCAGTTTGGATTATGTACATTCAAATACGACCAGGCAAAGTCAAA GTATATCACGAAGCCTTTTAATTTTTATATATTCCCGAAACCATTCAACAGGACGTCCCCTGACATTAAATTCATCTGCCAA AGCTCCAGTATTGACTTTCTGGCCAGTCAGGGATTTGACTTCAACAAGGTGTTCTGTCATG gaATCCCATACCTAAATCAAGAAGAGGAGGCCCAGCTGAgggagcagacagaggagagaaggaatCAGCATGCTAACGGTGTAGGGACACCATCCTACATCTCCCCATCGTCCTCAAAAGGCCCTGCACACGTACCTGAGGAACATAAAGAGTTCATCAACAGGGTGGT agaaaaagttgAGGCCCTCTTCACTAACGCAGAGAAGACTTTGGACTTGGAGCCATGTACTGG GTTTCAGAGAAAGCTGATATACCAGACCCTGAACTGGAA GTTTCCCAAGGGGCTTCATGTGGAaaccatggaaacagaaaag AAGGAGCGATACATCCAGGTCAGCAAGgtggatgaagaggagaggaagaggagggagcagcagaaactggagagagagcag GAGGAGCTAAACGATGCTGTTGGTTTCTCCAGGGTCATCCACGCCATCTCTAAATCT GGTAAACTTGTGGTTGGCCACAACATGCTGTTGGATGTGATGCACACCATTCACCAGTTCTACTGCCCTCTTCCAGAG GATCTTCAAGACTTCAAAGAGGTCACAATGTGTGTCTTCCCAAG ACTTCTGGACACAAAGTTGATGGCTTCCACGCAGCCATTTAAG GAGCTGATCACCAACACCTCCctggcagagctggagaaacagCTGAAGGAGAACCCATTCAAGTCACCACAAGTCG AAACGGCAGAGGGGTTCCCCAGTTATGACACAGCCCAGGAGCAGCTCCATGAGGCAGGGTATGATGCCTACATCACTGGCCTCTGCTTCATCTCCATGGCCAACTACCTGG GCTCTTTCTTGACTCCACCCAAAGCTTACATCTCAGCTCGATCCAAACTCATTGAGCCTTTCTTCAACAA GCTTTTCCTGATGAGGATAATAGATATTCCCTACCTCAACATCACAGGACCAGACT TGCAACCCAAAAGAGACCATGTCCTGTATGTCACCTTCCCAAAAGAATGGAAGACTAGTGACCTCTACCAACTCTTTAGTGCCTTTG GGAACATCCAGGTTTCATGGATAGATGACACATCAGCATTTGTGTCCCTAAGTCAAACAGACCAGGTACAGATAG CTATGAACACCAGTCGCTATGCAGAGAGTTACAGGATACAGACGTATGCAGAGTACATCCAGggtaagcagcagcagcaggagaagtCCGGGCAAACTGCCAAAACCTGGGGAGAGGACGGCTGGGTGAAACCTCATTACACCTCCTCCACTGCTTCTAGTGGTTTTGGATATTCCAG ggCTTTGAGGAAACGCAGCATCAGTCCGGTTCAGGGAGAGCAGGGGAGCGGAGAACCTGTAATTGCAGACGGCTGGAGTCACTACTCATACCCGGATAGCACAAGCAGCAAGAAGATGAAAACTGACG ATACAAGTGGACAAGCAAATGTTGAAGCTGTTGAGAGCAAGACATCAGAGGGATGGCTAAACACAGC AGACGCATCAGACTCAGCAGGGTTAAGTCCAGTCCCGGATGACGAGGAAAGTCCTGGGGGCACAGATCCAACCAGTGATGCTGAGGGGACGGTCACCTGGCAACAAGCCCCAACGGCCCATGGGAGGAAAGGtcaaaagaacaagaaaaagaagtcTGGAG CAGCTGAATCCACAACATCGCTTTTTGAAGTCCCAGAAGTCTGGTAG